In one Ktedonobacteraceae bacterium genomic region, the following are encoded:
- a CDS encoding sigma 54-interacting transcriptional regulator, whose translation MTIMTRPHTIGELRESGYKVLSVKEEMRKNLIAKIRKGEELFPGIIGYEDTVIPQVENAILSGQDIIFLGERGQAKTRMARNLVNLLDDEIPVIAGCEINDNPYEPICKACRDKVEEKGDRVEIAWLPRDMRYGEKLATPDITISDLIGEVDPVRVAEGRYLSDELTIHYGLIPRTNRGIFCINELPDLAERIQVGLLNIMEERDVQIRGYKIRLPLDVYVVASANPEDYTNRGRIITPLKDRVGSEIRTHYPLTTEHEIQIMESESTHFTTEGLEIIFPQFMKEVIAEITQQARRSNDISQRSGVSVRVSVANYENVLSNACRRALRLKERQVAPRVSDLSAIIASTSGKIELDTVGDVKEERIVQKLINAAILEVFGEYFEVREFEQLVAGFERGLNVQVGDDLPSMEYVTQLSRVGGLSKAVDKLNGRGSPASIASAVEFILEGLHLNRRLNKDEVNGKTRYRR comes from the coding sequence ATGACCATTATGACCCGACCTCACACCATTGGTGAGTTGCGAGAAAGTGGATATAAAGTTCTCTCTGTCAAAGAAGAGATGCGGAAAAATCTGATCGCGAAGATTCGGAAAGGGGAAGAACTCTTCCCTGGGATTATCGGCTACGAGGATACTGTGATCCCCCAGGTCGAAAATGCCATTCTCTCCGGCCAGGATATCATCTTTCTGGGCGAGCGCGGCCAGGCTAAGACGCGTATGGCCCGCAACCTGGTCAACTTGCTTGATGATGAGATTCCGGTAATTGCCGGGTGCGAAATTAATGATAATCCCTATGAGCCTATCTGTAAGGCTTGCCGCGATAAAGTTGAAGAGAAAGGTGATCGTGTAGAAATCGCCTGGCTGCCTCGTGATATGCGCTATGGCGAGAAGCTGGCCACTCCTGATATCACCATCTCTGATCTTATCGGCGAGGTAGACCCCGTGCGTGTCGCAGAGGGGCGCTATCTCTCCGACGAATTGACGATTCACTACGGCTTGATTCCTCGCACCAACCGTGGCATCTTCTGCATTAATGAATTGCCTGACCTGGCCGAACGTATCCAGGTTGGCCTGCTGAATATTATGGAAGAGCGCGATGTGCAGATTCGTGGCTACAAGATTCGTTTGCCGCTGGATGTCTACGTGGTCGCCAGCGCCAACCCCGAAGATTATACCAACCGCGGGCGTATCATTACGCCATTGAAAGACCGTGTCGGCTCCGAGATTCGCACGCACTATCCGCTCACGACCGAACACGAGATTCAGATCATGGAGTCTGAAAGCACCCACTTCACGACCGAGGGCTTAGAGATCATCTTCCCCCAGTTCATGAAGGAAGTGATCGCGGAAATTACGCAGCAGGCACGTCGCAGCAACGACATCAGCCAGCGTTCTGGCGTTAGTGTGCGTGTCTCCGTCGCGAACTATGAGAACGTTCTCAGCAATGCTTGCCGGCGCGCGTTGCGCCTCAAAGAGCGGCAAGTTGCTCCTCGCGTGAGTGATCTTTCCGCCATCATAGCCTCGACGAGTGGTAAAATTGAGCTTGATACGGTGGGTGATGTCAAAGAGGAGCGCATCGTTCAGAAGCTCATCAATGCCGCAATCCTCGAAGTTTTTGGTGAATACTTTGAAGTGCGTGAATTTGAACAACTGGTAGCGGGCTTCGAGCGCGGCCTGAACGTCCAGGTAGGCGATGATTTGCCATCCATGGAATATGTCACCCAACTCTCGCGGGTTGGTGGTTTGAGCAAAGCCGTCGACAAGCTCAATGGACGAGGTAGCCCCGCCAGTATCGCATCCGCCGTCGAGTTTATCCTCGAGGGCCTGCACTTGAACCGTCGGCTTAATAAGGATGAAGTGAACGGCAAGACTCGCTACCGGCGCTAG
- a CDS encoding VWA domain-containing protein, producing the protein MFKRFYKNRYGYSRWDGTQRIEGLDADDILNALSDDYMEGGNLQQALQRLMRDGIRTEDGQRTMGLREMLERMRNMRNQQLNRYNMASGVMDDLRQKLEEIKQLERQGIQRRLDNGSGQDQQSSQPSGQQPSEGQEQDGQQQPSGRPQAGSQTPSGSQQSGQQGESGSQSGQSDEGSDDLTPEQKRKMLEMIAKRKQDYLDKLPQDIPGQIKGLSEYDFMDDEAREKFKELLESLQQQMMQQFFQGMQQSLQSMTPEDIARLREMIRDLNKMLRERQQGLEPDFDSFMQKYGDYFPGVNSLDDLIEQMQQQMAAMQGIMDNLSPEQRQELQDLMEQLMGDDRIRVDLMELAQNLEAIAPMEDIRTRFPFRGGESLPFNEAMRMMSRLQQMEGLEDQLQEARRLDNLEAIDSEKVKDLLGDEEYQSIEQLKELMKVLEEAGYIQKKGNRWELTARGIRKIGQKALQDIFNKLKRDGFGRHISPFRGVGGERTDESKAYQFGDPFLLDLEKTLMNALHRRGVGTPVTLQKEDFEVYRTEFTTQSSTVLMIDLSMSMVYNGCQPAAKKVAVALESLIRSQFPRDNLYVVGFSFLAREYKPEELVEMGRYDNSTGTNMAHGLMLARQLLARHRGVNKQIIMITDGGPTVWLENGEWQFGYPPNPFAEQQALLEVQRCTREGITINTFMLEDDRWMVAFVNQMASINHGRTFYADKNNLGEYLLVDYLNSKKKFIA; encoded by the coding sequence ATGTTCAAACGCTTTTATAAGAACCGTTACGGTTACTCGCGCTGGGACGGCACCCAGCGCATCGAGGGACTGGATGCCGATGATATCCTCAATGCGCTCTCCGATGACTACATGGAGGGCGGCAACCTGCAGCAGGCGCTTCAACGCCTGATGCGGGACGGCATCCGTACCGAGGATGGCCAGCGTACCATGGGCCTGCGCGAGATGCTCGAGCGTATGCGCAACATGCGCAACCAGCAGCTAAATCGCTATAACATGGCCTCAGGCGTGATGGATGATCTGCGCCAGAAGCTCGAAGAGATCAAGCAACTGGAGCGCCAGGGCATCCAACGCCGCCTGGATAATGGCTCCGGGCAAGATCAGCAATCGTCCCAACCATCGGGCCAGCAGCCGTCCGAGGGGCAGGAGCAGGACGGCCAGCAGCAGCCATCAGGTCGTCCACAGGCTGGGAGCCAGACTCCATCTGGAAGCCAGCAATCAGGACAGCAGGGTGAAAGTGGCAGTCAGTCGGGACAGTCCGACGAGGGCAGCGACGATTTGACGCCTGAGCAAAAGCGCAAGATGCTTGAAATGATTGCGAAGCGCAAGCAGGACTACCTGGATAAACTGCCACAGGATATTCCCGGCCAGATCAAGGGACTCTCCGAATATGACTTCATGGATGACGAGGCGCGCGAGAAGTTCAAGGAACTGCTGGAGAGCCTTCAGCAGCAGATGATGCAACAGTTCTTCCAGGGCATGCAGCAGTCGTTGCAAAGTATGACGCCAGAAGATATCGCCAGGCTGCGCGAGATGATTCGCGATCTCAACAAGATGCTGCGCGAGCGCCAGCAGGGATTGGAACCTGACTTCGACTCGTTCATGCAGAAGTATGGCGATTACTTTCCCGGCGTGAATTCGCTCGATGATCTGATCGAGCAGATGCAGCAGCAGATGGCGGCCATGCAAGGCATCATGGACAACCTCTCGCCGGAGCAGCGGCAAGAGTTGCAGGACCTGATGGAACAACTGATGGGCGATGATCGCATCCGTGTTGACCTGATGGAACTGGCGCAGAATCTCGAAGCCATCGCTCCGATGGAGGATATACGGACGCGCTTCCCATTCCGCGGCGGTGAATCGCTGCCTTTTAACGAGGCCATGCGCATGATGAGCCGCTTGCAGCAAATGGAGGGGTTAGAAGACCAGCTCCAGGAAGCGCGACGACTGGATAACCTGGAAGCCATCGATAGTGAGAAGGTCAAAGACCTGCTAGGAGATGAGGAGTATCAATCAATCGAGCAATTGAAAGAACTCATGAAGGTGCTGGAGGAGGCCGGCTATATCCAGAAGAAAGGCAATCGATGGGAATTGACCGCTCGCGGTATCCGCAAGATTGGCCAGAAGGCGCTCCAGGACATCTTCAACAAGCTCAAGCGTGATGGCTTTGGCCGGCATATCAGTCCATTCAGGGGAGTAGGCGGCGAGCGCACCGATGAAAGTAAGGCCTATCAATTCGGCGATCCATTCCTGCTTGACCTGGAAAAGACGTTAATGAACGCGCTGCACCGCCGCGGTGTAGGCACTCCGGTCACTCTGCAAAAAGAGGACTTTGAGGTGTACCGCACGGAGTTCACTACCCAGTCTTCTACCGTTCTGATGATCGACCTTAGCATGAGTATGGTCTACAATGGGTGCCAACCTGCGGCGAAAAAGGTCGCGGTCGCCCTGGAAAGCCTGATCCGCTCGCAGTTCCCGCGCGACAACCTGTATGTTGTCGGTTTCTCTTTCCTGGCGCGTGAATACAAGCCGGAGGAACTGGTAGAGATGGGGCGCTACGATAACAGCACCGGCACGAATATGGCGCATGGCCTGATGCTGGCCCGGCAATTGCTGGCGCGTCACCGTGGCGTGAACAAACAGATTATCATGATTACCGATGGTGGCCCAACCGTGTGGTTGGAGAATGGTGAATGGCAATTCGGCTATCCGCCAAACCCATTCGCCGAACAGCAGGCACTGTTAGAGGTGCAGCGCTGCACGCGCGAGGGCATCACCATCAATACCTTCATGTTGGAAGATGATCGATGGATGGTTGCTTTCGTCAACCAAATGGCATCGATCAATCATGGTCGTACATTCTATGCAGATAAGAACAACCTGGGTGAATACCTGCTGGTTGATTATCTGAATAGCAAGAAGAAGTTCATTGCGTAA
- the rsmG gene encoding 16S rRNA (guanine(527)-N(7))-methyltransferase RsmG — translation MRNLFAEGLRRLGLELTAQELEQFERYRQELLDWNTHINLTAITDPEEVLVKHFLDSLSLLLAYDNPQARLLDIGAGAGFPGLPLKIVRPSWSVVLLEATGKKVTFLQHVIETLQLKEVEAVHGRAEELARKPEYRARFDVVAARAVAALPSLLEYAAPYCQVGGQIILFKKGEITEELEQGKRAAKQLGASFKSDIVVNLPGLEDGRRLLVWEQQKSCPGQFPRSGSQMAKKPLGEDAAHG, via the coding sequence TTGCGTAATCTATTCGCTGAGGGCTTGCGCCGGCTCGGTCTCGAGCTAACCGCGCAGGAGTTGGAACAGTTTGAGCGCTACCGCCAGGAACTGCTCGACTGGAATACACACATCAACCTGACTGCGATAACGGATCCAGAGGAAGTGTTAGTCAAACACTTCCTCGATTCTTTATCGTTACTGCTGGCTTATGACAATCCTCAGGCGCGTTTGCTTGATATCGGAGCCGGCGCAGGTTTCCCAGGTCTGCCCTTGAAGATTGTGCGTCCGTCGTGGTCAGTAGTATTGTTAGAGGCCACCGGCAAGAAAGTGACCTTCTTGCAGCATGTGATTGAAACGCTGCAACTGAAGGAAGTGGAGGCTGTACATGGACGTGCTGAAGAACTGGCGCGCAAACCCGAATATCGTGCGAGGTTTGATGTAGTGGCAGCTCGCGCGGTTGCTGCTCTACCATCGCTGTTGGAATACGCCGCGCCTTACTGCCAGGTTGGAGGACAGATCATTCTTTTCAAAAAAGGCGAGATCACTGAAGAACTGGAACAGGGAAAACGGGCGGCGAAACAACTTGGCGCATCCTTTAAGTCAGATATTGTTGTGAATTTGCCGGGGCTGGAAGATGGACGACGTCTCCTGGTATGGGAGCAGCAGAAAAGTTGCCCGGGGCAGTTTCCCCGTAGTGGCTCCCAGATGGCGAAGAAACCACTGGGAGAGGATGCAGCTCATGGCTAA
- a CDS encoding GNAT family N-acetyltransferase — MAELHYKLDNQSLPHYNLGMIQQHIFENLDVPERFKCQILSFSRIEWPELFSGTNRLRDWTTKPEMHPVTFLLEEEGILISHLEVVWKMLSHGQEEYKAYGLTGVFTYPAFRRQGYGLQLVRSARDYIERKRDVDIVIFHSTVKGFYEQAGFERMDNLITLIGDLLNPEKSSETAFMLFLSEKGKRARKSFVTGPLYFGEKTW; from the coding sequence GTGGCAGAACTGCACTATAAGCTGGACAACCAATCCTTGCCACACTATAATTTAGGCATGATACAGCAACACATTTTTGAAAACCTGGATGTGCCTGAGCGATTCAAATGCCAGATCCTCTCATTTTCGCGCATCGAATGGCCTGAGCTGTTTTCTGGAACGAACAGGTTACGGGATTGGACGACAAAGCCCGAGATGCATCCCGTTACGTTTCTTCTGGAAGAGGAGGGTATCCTTATCAGCCATTTAGAGGTTGTCTGGAAAATGCTTTCCCATGGGCAGGAAGAATATAAAGCATATGGATTGACAGGCGTGTTTACCTATCCAGCCTTTCGGAGACAGGGATATGGCCTGCAACTGGTTCGATCAGCCAGAGATTACATTGAGCGCAAAAGGGATGTCGATATCGTGATCTTTCATTCCACCGTCAAAGGATTTTACGAACAAGCGGGATTTGAACGTATGGATAACCTGATCACTCTTATAGGAGATTTGCTCAATCCTGAGAAAAGCTCCGAAACAGCTTTTATGCTCTTTCTATCCGAAAAAGGGAAACGCGCTAGAAAGAGTTTTGTAACGGGGCCGCTATACTTTGGCGAAAAAACCTGGTAA
- a CDS encoding pyridoxamine 5'-phosphate oxidase family protein, which yields MRSIWISTTRPDGRPHAVPVWFVWDGTSIYFISRRDMQKSKNLAQQPWIVVHAGDGDDVIILEGYVEIVSDPEELKRIDSAYAEKYVDPHSGASDTIFQENCDLYRVHVKHVMTWEYGTVGTRTDWRF from the coding sequence ATGCGCTCCATCTGGATCAGTACAACGCGCCCGGATGGTCGTCCCCATGCCGTACCCGTCTGGTTCGTCTGGGACGGCACCAGCATCTATTTCATCAGCAGGCGCGATATGCAAAAATCGAAAAATCTCGCTCAACAGCCCTGGATTGTTGTCCATGCCGGGGATGGAGATGATGTGATCATCCTGGAAGGATACGTGGAGATAGTATCAGACCCGGAAGAGTTGAAACGTATCGACTCTGCTTATGCCGAGAAGTATGTAGACCCGCATAGTGGTGCCAGTGATACGATATTTCAGGAAAACTGCGACCTGTACCGCGTGCATGTGAAACACGTGATGACGTGGGAATATGGCACCGTTGGCACGCGCACCGATTGGAGATTCTAA
- a CDS encoding adenylosuccinate synthase, which translates to MAVVAVIGAQWGDEGKGKIVDELSMHADFVVRYQGGSNAGHRVVHEKGEFSFRLVPSGILFPNTTCIIGNGVVVDPKGLIAEMQELQSRGIDTSRLYISERAHVVMPYHFLLDRLEEEARGADKIGSTQRGISPAYVDKHARIGIRMADLLDVDAFRGKLASILQQKNRMITEIYGQPPLSLEEIHGEYFGYGQQLRSHIADTQAMLHDALFERKTILLEGAQGALLDIDFGTYPFVTSSSTMAANASAGAGLPPRSINRVIGIYKAYITRVGSGPMPTELFDGTGQLMRERGHEYGTNTGRERRCGWFDAVAGRFVAQLNGLDAAVITKLDVLDTLPTIKICTAYQLHGKLIHSLPATQTALAACEPVYEEVEGWQCDTTGVCSYEQLPAAAKNYLKRLETLIETPIAMVSVSPQRGRTIQVQDMLATPEYDARYPRNAIR; encoded by the coding sequence ATGGCCGTTGTAGCAGTCATCGGAGCCCAATGGGGAGACGAAGGCAAGGGGAAGATTGTAGATGAGTTGTCAATGCATGCGGATTTCGTCGTCCGTTACCAGGGAGGGAGCAATGCGGGACACCGCGTGGTGCATGAGAAAGGAGAATTTTCATTTCGTCTCGTGCCATCAGGTATACTCTTTCCCAACACCACATGCATTATCGGCAATGGTGTCGTGGTGGACCCCAAGGGCCTTATCGCTGAAATGCAAGAGCTACAAAGCCGGGGTATAGATACATCCCGGCTTTATATTAGTGAAAGGGCACACGTGGTGATGCCCTATCATTTTCTGCTCGACCGCCTTGAGGAAGAGGCTCGTGGCGCGGACAAGATCGGCAGTACGCAGCGGGGCATTTCTCCCGCCTATGTTGATAAGCATGCCCGCATCGGCATCCGCATGGCAGACCTGCTCGATGTCGACGCTTTCCGGGGTAAGCTCGCCAGCATCCTACAACAAAAGAATCGCATGATTACAGAAATCTATGGGCAACCGCCGCTCTCGCTTGAAGAAATCCATGGCGAGTACTTCGGTTACGGCCAGCAATTACGCTCGCATATCGCCGATACCCAGGCAATGCTGCATGATGCGCTCTTTGAGCGCAAAACCATTCTTCTGGAGGGCGCCCAGGGCGCGCTGCTGGATATCGATTTCGGCACCTATCCTTTCGTTACCTCATCTTCGACAATGGCCGCCAACGCTTCCGCAGGTGCAGGATTGCCGCCACGCTCCATCAATCGCGTTATCGGCATCTACAAGGCCTATATCACACGTGTCGGCAGCGGCCCCATGCCTACCGAACTCTTTGATGGCACCGGCCAATTGATGCGCGAACGTGGGCATGAATATGGTACCAATACCGGCAGGGAGCGCCGCTGCGGCTGGTTCGATGCCGTTGCCGGTCGCTTTGTCGCCCAGCTCAACGGCCTGGATGCCGCCGTCATCACCAAGCTTGATGTTCTCGACACACTTCCAACCATCAAAATCTGTACCGCTTACCAGCTTCACGGCAAGCTCATCCACAGCCTACCCGCCACACAAACCGCCCTCGCCGCCTGCGAGCCTGTTTACGAGGAGGTTGAAGGCTGGCAGTGTGATACCACAGGCGTTTGTTCTTACGAACAACTGCCGGCAGCCGCGAAAAATTACTTGAAACGCCTGGAAACCTTGATCGAAACGCCCATTGCGATGGTCTCGGTCAGCCCGCAACGGGGTAGGACGATCCAGGTACAGGATATGCTGGCCACCCCGGAGTATGATGCGCGCTATCCCAGGAACGCGATACGATAG
- a CDS encoding Mov34/MPN/PAD-1 family protein, which produces MFVHISISAQKTMLLDVHKRQFIEACGVLLGRRDDDGNWFIEQAYPLRNIFDSPVYFEFAPEDLLAVDIEHPGEIVGVYHSHPTGLAVASSTDRQNMKRVNVEQQIPWIWLIISGPFDRNPTLLQQVQRHLRLLPDSSFVAYHHYEGEGLRRIPIHFEEVTEKPFDDIP; this is translated from the coding sequence GTGTTCGTTCACATCAGTATTAGCGCCCAGAAAACGATGCTGCTGGATGTCCATAAACGCCAGTTCATCGAGGCGTGCGGGGTTCTATTGGGAAGAAGAGATGATGATGGGAACTGGTTTATTGAGCAGGCATATCCCCTGCGCAATATTTTTGACTCACCCGTTTACTTCGAATTTGCTCCTGAAGATTTGCTGGCCGTTGACATCGAGCATCCAGGCGAGATTGTAGGGGTCTATCATAGTCATCCGACGGGACTGGCCGTCGCCAGCAGCACCGATCGCCAGAATATGAAACGGGTCAACGTTGAACAGCAGATTCCCTGGATATGGTTGATTATTAGCGGACCATTTGACCGCAATCCAACGTTATTACAGCAGGTACAACGTCATTTGCGATTGTTGCCGGATTCGTCTTTCGTAGCCTATCATCATTATGAGGGCGAGGGATTGAGACGCATCCCTATTCACTTTGAAGAGGTGACCGAAAAGCCGTTCGATGACATACCTTAA
- a CDS encoding MFS transporter → MNVSEVSTPTENADSTKAAPGRKALLFLMVMAFLNTMGMTIVGPVVPFMTLRHLSNPNNLALVVSWLTASYGICQMIAAPGLGLLSDRFGRRPILFICLLGSAVGYILFGLGASLWVLFLGRIIDGLTGGNFSVLFGYIADITKPEERGKYFGMIGGVSGVGFMVGPAIGGLLATVNYSTPFLVAAGVILLNIAWGFFFLPESLNKEHRVAAIRLRDLNPLKQMNDVFRLANLRWLLLAAFFYALPFAMLQATLTILMKDSLGWNATQAGIIATTVGVVDIVVQGILVGRLITIFGDVKLSISSLILVAISYLLLGSIALFASPILLVAGVILFAGSGGLVENALRGLTSRMVGPGEQGRVGGAGQSIQSIAMILGPLLGGLVYTEWGHFQTYAAGALIIALAIVSVVIATPSLRKSHQEPTT, encoded by the coding sequence ATGAATGTATCAGAAGTCTCTACGCCAACAGAGAATGCAGACAGCACAAAAGCTGCTCCGGGACGCAAGGCGCTGCTCTTTCTCATGGTCATGGCATTTTTAAATACAATGGGCATGACGATTGTAGGACCCGTTGTGCCGTTTATGACATTGCGACACCTGAGTAATCCGAACAATCTCGCGCTGGTCGTCTCATGGTTAACAGCAAGTTATGGCATTTGCCAGATGATCGCAGCGCCAGGATTGGGCCTGCTGAGCGACCGTTTTGGACGCCGTCCGATCCTGTTCATCTGCCTGCTCGGTTCAGCAGTCGGCTACATACTTTTTGGTTTAGGAGCCTCGCTCTGGGTACTCTTCCTGGGACGCATCATCGATGGCCTGACGGGTGGCAACTTCAGCGTTCTTTTCGGCTACATCGCCGATATTACGAAGCCGGAGGAGCGCGGCAAATACTTCGGTATGATCGGCGGCGTCTCAGGAGTCGGCTTTATGGTTGGGCCTGCCATCGGTGGTCTGCTGGCGACTGTCAACTATAGCACACCCTTTCTCGTAGCTGCCGGAGTCATCCTGCTCAATATCGCCTGGGGTTTCTTTTTCCTGCCCGAGAGCTTGAACAAAGAGCATCGCGTGGCGGCAATTCGGCTACGCGACCTGAATCCACTCAAACAAATGAACGACGTGTTCCGGCTAGCAAATCTGCGCTGGCTATTGCTGGCCGCTTTTTTCTACGCCTTGCCGTTTGCGATGCTACAGGCCACGCTCACCATTTTGATGAAGGATAGCCTGGGCTGGAATGCTACTCAAGCAGGAATCATCGCGACGACGGTAGGAGTGGTCGATATCGTCGTGCAGGGCATCCTGGTGGGCAGGTTGATCACCATCTTCGGCGATGTAAAGCTCAGCATCAGTTCATTGATTCTGGTAGCAATCAGCTATCTGCTGCTCGGTTCCATCGCGCTGTTTGCCTCGCCAATCCTGCTCGTAGCAGGTGTCATTCTCTTCGCGGGTTCCGGTGGGCTGGTCGAAAACGCGCTGCGCGGATTAACCTCGCGCATGGTCGGGCCGGGTGAGCAAGGCCGGGTAGGTGGCGCGGGCCAGTCAATCCAGTCAATCGCGATGATTCTCGGCCCCCTGCTCGGTGGCCTGGTCTATACAGAGTGGGGCCACTTTCAGACTTATGCTGCCGGGGCATTGATTATTGCTCTAGCCATCGTCTCAGTAGTAATCGCCACTCCATCGTTGCGCAAGAGCCACCAGGAGCCGACCACATAA